The following proteins are co-located in the Gordonia polyisoprenivorans genome:
- a CDS encoding pyridoxamine 5'-phosphate oxidase family protein — protein MTTQPNDAAISFIAAHPHAAMITVGGDGRPRAVKIEAAMVDGVLESASHADKLRTRRLRRDPRCSLYFADEQHAWLSLDVGVTIIDGEAAARALVRFFRVRDERPTGPLDYHSDRSHHLGLSGSELEEVLAAEEAVLFRFTVERQYGNL, from the coding sequence ATGACGACGCAACCCAACGACGCGGCTATTTCCTTCATCGCCGCCCACCCGCACGCCGCGATGATCACCGTCGGCGGTGATGGGCGACCACGAGCGGTGAAGATCGAGGCAGCGATGGTCGACGGCGTGCTGGAGAGCGCGAGTCATGCCGACAAACTGCGCACCCGACGACTCCGGCGTGACCCCCGTTGCAGTCTGTACTTCGCCGACGAGCAGCACGCTTGGCTCTCGCTCGACGTCGGCGTCACGATCATCGACGGTGAGGCGGCGGCTCGCGCGCTCGTGCGCTTTTTCCGCGTTCGCGATGAGCGACCGACCGGCCCACTCGACTACCACAGCGACCGCAGCCACCACCTCGGACTGAGCGGCAGCGAGCTCGAGGAAGTACTCGCTGCCGAGGAGGCCGTACTCTTCCGATTCACTGTCGAGCGGCAGTACGGAAACCTGTGA
- a CDS encoding cytochrome c oxidase assembly protein — protein MADTLAPLTLHTVVSSWRVDVPTSVVVVLIAVAYVVAVRRSTVPWSRAVPFLLGVAVWLISACGFVGVYSDTLFWVRALQIVLVLMVVPFCLALGMPVTVVREAWPAARRVIDRCLRTRAARVIASPAVTSAGVIVTPWLIYLTGWYPALLRSDAVDTVTRLLLVLCGFGYFYARLQIDPVPRRYPQSLSLLVTLGETLGDGILGVVMWQGGLLAASYYEALHRTWGPSLRTDQTIGAGVFWVLGDVIGLPFLLVLFDRFRTDEGRRAEIADAELDAAERDSTRSTAAETESEQPAGLWWENNPELRERFR, from the coding sequence GTGGCCGATACCCTCGCTCCCTTGACGCTGCACACGGTGGTGTCGTCGTGGCGAGTCGATGTGCCCACATCTGTTGTGGTGGTGTTGATCGCGGTGGCCTATGTGGTGGCCGTGCGCAGGTCGACGGTGCCGTGGAGCCGGGCGGTTCCGTTTCTTCTCGGCGTGGCTGTGTGGCTGATCAGCGCGTGCGGGTTTGTCGGCGTGTACTCCGACACCCTGTTCTGGGTGCGAGCGCTGCAGATTGTGCTGGTGCTGATGGTGGTGCCGTTCTGTCTTGCGCTCGGGATGCCGGTGACGGTTGTGCGCGAGGCGTGGCCGGCAGCGCGCCGGGTGATCGATCGTTGCCTCCGAACGCGGGCGGCGCGGGTGATCGCGTCTCCGGCGGTGACCTCGGCCGGCGTCATCGTGACGCCGTGGCTGATCTATCTCACCGGCTGGTATCCGGCGCTGCTGCGATCCGATGCCGTCGACACCGTGACCCGACTGTTGCTCGTGCTCTGCGGCTTCGGGTACTTCTACGCGCGGCTGCAGATCGACCCGGTGCCACGGCGCTATCCGCAATCCCTGTCGTTGCTCGTCACCCTGGGCGAGACACTCGGCGACGGCATCCTGGGCGTCGTGATGTGGCAGGGCGGACTCCTCGCCGCCTCGTATTACGAAGCGCTGCACCGCACGTGGGGGCCGTCGCTGCGGACCGATCAAACCATCGGCGCCGGTGTGTTCTGGGTGCTCGGCGACGTCATCGGTCTGCCGTTCCTCCTCGTGCTGTTCGACCGATTCCGTACCGACGAGGGTCGGCGCGCAGAGATCGCCGACGCCGAACTCGATGCGGCCGAACGCGACTCGACCCGATCGACGGCAGCGGAAACCGAGTCCGAACAGCCGGCGGGGTTGTGGTGGGAGAACAACCCGGAGTTACGCGAGCGCTTCCGCTGA
- a CDS encoding YceI family protein, translating to MSTPTVTAPIAAGTWTIDPVHSTVGFSVKHLMVSKVRGKFDTFSGTITVAEDGTPSVQAEIDVTSITTGNEQRDGHIKSADFFDAETYPKATFTSTAVRPDGDDYVLTGDFTLHGVTKSVDLKLEFNGVNPGMGHGPVAGFEATTVLNRKDFGIDLEMPLEGGGVVIGDKVTITLEIEAGQGA from the coding sequence ATGAGCACCCCCACCGTCACCGCGCCGATCGCCGCAGGCACCTGGACCATCGATCCCGTCCACTCGACCGTCGGTTTCTCCGTCAAGCACCTCATGGTGAGCAAGGTCCGCGGCAAGTTCGACACCTTCAGCGGCACCATCACCGTCGCCGAGGACGGAACGCCGTCGGTGCAGGCCGAGATCGACGTCACCTCGATCACCACCGGCAACGAGCAGCGTGACGGCCACATCAAGTCGGCCGACTTCTTCGACGCCGAGACCTACCCGAAGGCCACCTTCACCTCGACCGCGGTGCGCCCCGACGGTGACGACTACGTACTCACCGGCGACTTCACCCTGCACGGCGTGACCAAGTCGGTCGATCTCAAGCTCGAGTTCAACGGCGTCAACCCGGGTATGGGCCACGGCCCGGTCGCCGGTTTCGAGGCCACCACCGTGTTGAACCGCAAGGACTTCGGCATCGACCTCGAGATGCCGCTCGAGGGCGGCGGAGTCGTCATCGGCGACAAGGTCACCATCACCCTGGAGATCGAGGCCGGCCAGGGCGCCTGA
- a CDS encoding MFS transporter: protein MASGMAPLRNRVFRNLFIAQMVSNIGLWMQTVGAQWFLVDQHAGPTVISLVQTASLLPTLLLSLLAGVLADMLNRKWLLVVMSAYATVVAGVMAVLAVFDLLDPGMLLVLTFLLGAGSALSAPAFQAVNPEIVPREQIADAASLGSMSINVARAVGPALAGVLFTVGGAGVVFAINAVSYLAVVVALLRWRRPADTSTMEPEHLGTSMAVGLRYVAAAPIVRRILVRSALFALPASALWALLPLVVSDSFHLGSTGYGVVLGVLGCGAILGVLGLPWMRDHLSPNVILASSAVVFAAGTAAAALGSTVVALIVFVPTGVAWIATLSTLNAEIQLTLPAWVRARGMAAYLLVFMGSQGVGSLLWGALGGLLTVRWALLIAAIALILAALAVAVLPIHAETGTLDRTLSTAWPEPMLVFEPAPDDGPVRVVATYRVDAEHHDEFVDARAGVALSRRRTGARNWHLYRNGEDSDDYVEQFVVGSWSEYQRQRTERWTEYDHQRVSDALALTVDGRSHQEHLFALR, encoded by the coding sequence ATGGCCTCAGGAATGGCGCCGTTGCGGAATCGGGTGTTCCGCAACCTGTTCATCGCCCAGATGGTGTCCAACATCGGCCTGTGGATGCAGACCGTCGGCGCCCAGTGGTTCCTCGTCGACCAGCACGCGGGGCCGACGGTGATCTCCCTCGTCCAGACCGCGAGCCTCCTGCCGACACTGCTGTTGTCACTGCTCGCCGGGGTGCTCGCCGACATGCTGAACCGCAAGTGGCTGCTGGTGGTGATGAGTGCGTACGCGACCGTCGTCGCCGGGGTCATGGCCGTCCTGGCGGTATTCGACCTCCTCGACCCGGGCATGCTGCTGGTCCTGACGTTCTTGCTGGGTGCGGGTTCGGCGTTGTCGGCGCCGGCGTTCCAGGCGGTCAATCCGGAGATCGTGCCGCGTGAGCAGATCGCCGACGCCGCGTCCCTGGGCAGCATGTCGATCAATGTCGCGCGGGCAGTCGGACCGGCTCTGGCCGGTGTGCTGTTCACCGTCGGCGGCGCCGGCGTGGTCTTCGCGATCAACGCGGTCTCCTACCTGGCCGTCGTCGTCGCGCTGCTGAGATGGCGGCGGCCGGCCGATACCTCGACCATGGAGCCCGAGCATCTCGGTACGTCGATGGCCGTCGGGCTGCGTTACGTCGCCGCGGCACCCATCGTTCGCCGGATCCTGGTGCGCTCGGCGTTGTTCGCGTTGCCCGCCTCGGCGCTGTGGGCATTGCTCCCGCTGGTCGTCAGCGACTCCTTCCATCTCGGCTCCACCGGCTACGGTGTGGTCCTCGGTGTCCTCGGCTGTGGTGCGATCCTCGGCGTCCTGGGACTGCCCTGGATGCGTGATCACCTGTCGCCCAACGTGATCCTTGCTTCGTCGGCAGTCGTCTTCGCGGCCGGTACCGCTGCGGCCGCGCTCGGGTCCACGGTGGTGGCGTTGATCGTGTTCGTCCCGACCGGGGTTGCGTGGATCGCCACGCTGTCGACGCTGAACGCCGAGATCCAGTTGACCCTGCCCGCGTGGGTGCGTGCCCGGGGGATGGCCGCCTATCTCCTGGTGTTCATGGGGTCGCAGGGAGTCGGATCGCTGCTGTGGGGTGCGTTGGGTGGACTGCTGACGGTGCGGTGGGCGCTGCTCATCGCAGCGATCGCGCTGATCCTGGCGGCGCTGGCCGTGGCGGTGCTGCCGATTCACGCCGAGACGGGCACCCTCGATCGGACCTTGTCGACCGCCTGGCCGGAGCCCATGCTGGTTTTCGAGCCGGCCCCCGACGACGGCCCGGTGCGGGTGGTCGCCACCTACCGGGTCGACGCCGAGCACCACGACGAGTTCGTCGACGCGAGGGCGGGTGTGGCGCTGTCGCGGCGCCGCACGGGTGCACGGAACTGGCATCTGTATCGCAACGGCGAGGACTCCGACGACTACGTCGAGCAGTTCGTCGTCGGCTCGTGGTCGGAGTATCAGCGCCAGCGCACCGAGCGCTGGACCGAATACGACCACCAGCGGGTGTCCGACGCGCTGGCGTTGACCGTCGACGGACGTTCGCACCAGGAGCACCTGTTCGCCCTGCGGTGA
- a CDS encoding alpha/beta fold hydrolase — protein MSAAVLDRISRGLSLPGPSYLPVRDLPSGTMVELPGRGSTFVTDSGPADAPAIILQHSVMTTGLLCWYPVIPELNQRYRVITLDHRWHGRGIRSGTFDLLDCADDVAALADVLGIGRFVAAGFSMGGGISQLVWRRHHDRVAGLVLCSTGPYFSTRDPHLREQANKTGRLLKPVYRIIPRPSDATLDKPTSHTALWGMRQFLSTPLSHTGDFGEGLGRFDSREWLAEIDTPTSVVVSVRDKVVEPERQQLLVDGIPGARRFDVDGGHACCVLGADKFVPVFLDAVDAVVRAADPDSPRIVAP, from the coding sequence GTGAGTGCTGCAGTTCTGGATCGGATCTCCCGAGGTCTGTCGCTGCCCGGCCCGTCGTATCTGCCGGTGCGTGACCTGCCGAGCGGAACCATGGTGGAATTGCCCGGGCGCGGTAGCACTTTCGTCACCGACTCCGGCCCGGCCGACGCGCCGGCGATCATCCTGCAGCATTCGGTGATGACCACCGGACTGCTGTGCTGGTATCCCGTGATCCCCGAACTCAATCAGCGCTACCGGGTGATCACCCTCGATCACCGCTGGCACGGCCGCGGCATACGCTCGGGCACCTTCGACCTGCTCGACTGCGCCGACGACGTCGCAGCGCTCGCCGACGTTCTCGGGATCGGTCGGTTCGTGGCCGCGGGCTTCTCGATGGGCGGTGGCATCTCGCAACTCGTGTGGCGTCGCCATCACGACCGGGTCGCGGGGTTGGTCCTGTGCTCGACCGGGCCGTACTTCAGCACCCGAGATCCGCACCTGCGGGAGCAGGCCAACAAGACCGGCCGACTACTCAAACCCGTCTATCGCATCATCCCCCGACCGTCGGATGCGACGTTGGACAAACCCACCTCGCACACCGCCCTATGGGGTATGCGCCAGTTCCTCTCGACGCCGTTGTCGCACACCGGTGACTTCGGGGAAGGGCTGGGGCGCTTCGACTCTCGTGAGTGGCTCGCCGAAATCGACACGCCGACGTCGGTGGTGGTCTCGGTCCGTGACAAGGTCGTCGAACCCGAACGTCAGCAGTTGCTCGTCGACGGTATCCCCGGCGCCCGACGCTTCGACGTCGACGGCGGCCACGCGTGTTGTGTGCTCGGGGCGGACAAGTTCGTGCCGGTGTTCCTCGACGCCGTCGATGCGGTGGTTCGTGCGGCGGACCCGGACTCCCCGCGCATCGTCGCACCCTGA
- a CDS encoding HNH endonuclease signature motif containing protein has translation MVDTALPDVSGLSTTQKLALAHRLVDALATDDLTGLSNDDLVAVAQSTEQLITRVTVQGDRQIVEFSDRHLAREYGYGSTTDAMIGLLRVSEPWRRWKQLKATATFHTVTGEVAAPKYPALAEAMASGAAGPSHAAVVIDVLDRIPTTVPFDEKMSADATMAGFARTHTPSDLRILGARVLAHLDPDGQLTDDTDRQRHRQIRIGRQNAQKMSGLSGQMTPTLTAHLEAVLAAWAAPGMNNPADPESPTGSREDADPDQVAAAAARDHRDQVQRNHDALEAVLRAGLDVGLGPQSHRGLPPHLIIKTSLADLIAQTGMGVTATGTLLPIRDVIALAAHSQPWLAVFDDHTSLPLYLGRARLASQGQRIALFAKDGGEYCSFPGCTQPAAHVEIHHATKDHAKGGLTNIGDLAPACGKHNRMVGDKPGQFTTGIYRAGPWAGRCWWRTNTPIGAAEPNPKRTTALPDVGATYAAALVRVRAELHPPDPPPSGADTDLAASDDRDSMLPTNRIRRSQVPIGHGYYDLVEILHPDPTSDSPVETRLAQLLGDCGF, from the coding sequence ATGGTCGACACCGCACTGCCCGACGTTTCTGGGTTGTCGACCACCCAGAAACTCGCCCTCGCCCACCGCTTGGTCGATGCGCTGGCCACCGATGATCTGACCGGCCTGTCCAACGATGACCTGGTCGCGGTCGCTCAATCCACCGAACAGTTGATCACCCGCGTCACCGTCCAAGGCGATCGGCAGATCGTCGAATTCTCCGACCGCCATCTCGCCCGCGAATACGGATACGGGTCGACCACCGACGCCATGATCGGCTTGTTGCGTGTGTCGGAACCGTGGCGGCGGTGGAAACAACTCAAAGCGACCGCCACCTTCCACACCGTCACCGGCGAGGTTGCTGCGCCGAAATATCCGGCGCTGGCCGAAGCGATGGCCTCCGGGGCGGCCGGCCCCTCCCACGCCGCAGTCGTCATCGACGTGTTGGACCGCATACCTACGACAGTCCCGTTCGACGAAAAAATGTCGGCCGACGCCACGATGGCCGGGTTCGCCCGCACCCACACCCCGTCTGATCTGCGGATCCTGGGGGCACGGGTGTTGGCGCACCTCGACCCCGACGGCCAACTGACCGACGACACCGATCGGCAACGCCACCGCCAGATCCGCATCGGCCGGCAGAACGCCCAAAAAATGAGTGGGCTATCGGGACAAATGACCCCCACTCTGACCGCACACCTCGAAGCAGTACTCGCCGCGTGGGCGGCGCCCGGAATGAACAACCCCGCCGACCCGGAGTCCCCGACCGGCAGTCGCGAAGACGCCGACCCCGACCAGGTGGCGGCTGCCGCAGCCCGCGATCACCGGGATCAGGTCCAACGCAACCATGATGCGTTGGAAGCAGTCCTACGCGCCGGACTCGATGTCGGACTCGGCCCGCAATCGCATCGCGGCCTACCACCGCATCTGATCATCAAAACGTCTCTGGCTGACTTGATTGCGCAAACCGGGATGGGCGTCACGGCGACCGGCACCCTCCTCCCAATCCGGGATGTCATCGCTTTGGCTGCCCACAGTCAGCCGTGGTTGGCGGTGTTCGACGACCACACCAGTCTGCCGCTGTATTTGGGTCGGGCGAGGTTAGCGAGCCAGGGGCAGCGGATCGCCCTGTTCGCCAAAGACGGCGGTGAGTACTGCTCGTTCCCCGGATGTACCCAACCCGCCGCGCACGTCGAAATTCATCACGCCACCAAAGACCATGCGAAAGGCGGACTCACCAACATCGGTGACCTCGCCCCCGCCTGCGGCAAACACAACCGGATGGTCGGCGACAAACCCGGACAATTCACGACCGGCATCTATCGCGCCGGGCCGTGGGCCGGACGATGCTGGTGGCGCACAAACACCCCCATCGGCGCAGCCGAACCGAACCCGAAACGCACCACCGCGCTACCCGATGTCGGGGCCACCTACGCCGCGGCGTTGGTTCGCGTCCGGGCGGAGTTGCACCCACCCGACCCACCACCAAGTGGTGCCGATACCGATCTCGCCGCAAGCGACGACCGGGACTCGATGCTGCCCACCAACCGAATCCGGCGCAGCCAGGTCCCGATCGGACACGGATATTACGACCTCGTCGAAATCCTCCACCCTGACCCCACGTCAGACTCGCCGGTCGAAACTCGACTCGCCCAACTCCTCGGCGACTGCGGGTTCTAG
- a CDS encoding NUDIX hydrolase yields MTWVEREVLSNRLSAFDRRAATTPGKAAAVAIVVVDRDGSNTDDADTNEREQGIWLLRRPMSMRRHAAQFALPGGRLDPGEDQTTAALRELHEEMGVALSPDDVIGMLDDYPTRSGYVITPVVCWAPHAPKPSPNPDEVSVWFFIPLDDLLVTPRFITIPESTRPVIQMPIPGLRRDPDDHSPSGQTALVHAPTAAVLHQFAEVALRGRDTRVDEYEQPVFAWS; encoded by the coding sequence ATGACGTGGGTCGAGCGCGAGGTCCTGAGTAATCGGCTGTCGGCCTTCGACCGGCGAGCCGCCACCACGCCGGGCAAAGCCGCAGCCGTGGCGATCGTCGTCGTCGACCGCGACGGCAGCAACACCGACGACGCCGACACCAACGAGCGCGAGCAGGGCATCTGGCTCCTGCGCCGGCCGATGAGTATGCGACGCCACGCCGCCCAGTTCGCACTGCCCGGCGGACGGCTCGATCCCGGCGAGGATCAGACCACCGCGGCGCTACGTGAGTTGCACGAGGAGATGGGCGTGGCCCTGTCCCCCGACGACGTCATCGGCATGCTCGACGACTATCCGACCAGATCCGGGTACGTGATCACACCCGTCGTGTGCTGGGCGCCGCACGCCCCCAAACCGTCACCCAACCCCGACGAGGTCTCGGTCTGGTTCTTCATCCCGCTCGACGACCTCCTCGTCACACCTCGGTTCATCACCATCCCGGAGTCGACGCGACCGGTGATCCAGATGCCGATCCCGGGGCTGCGTCGCGATCCCGACGACCACTCACCCAGCGGACAGACCGCGCTCGTGCATGCACCGACCGCCGCCGTACTCCATCAGTTCGCCGAGGTTGCGTTGCGTGGCCGCGACACCCGCGTCGACGAGTACGAGCAGCCGGTTTTCGCCTGGTCATAG
- a CDS encoding MerR family transcriptional regulator, translating to MTSTRNDLVPIDVVARRLKINASAIRYYEVRGLVAPTTRRGGRRWYDSAAVRRIAIIRFWQVNGLMSLDEIGRLLDRSASSSGWPQLLACHSDRISAQIARLAEAKEFLDHIATHHPDAPPDGCAHYESLLESSDACPRPADPHGEVTRDSR from the coding sequence GTGACCTCCACGCGCAATGACCTGGTCCCGATCGACGTCGTCGCCCGGCGGCTGAAGATCAATGCTTCCGCAATTCGGTATTACGAGGTGCGCGGACTTGTCGCTCCGACGACCCGACGCGGCGGACGCCGCTGGTATGACTCTGCTGCGGTGCGCCGCATCGCGATCATTCGGTTCTGGCAAGTCAATGGACTGATGAGCCTCGACGAGATCGGACGACTACTTGACCGTTCGGCATCATCAAGCGGCTGGCCGCAACTCCTTGCCTGTCACTCGGACAGGATCAGCGCTCAGATTGCCCGACTCGCCGAGGCCAAAGAGTTCCTGGACCACATCGCCACCCACCATCCCGACGCACCGCCGGATGGCTGTGCGCACTACGAGAGTCTGCTCGAATCGAGTGATGCCTGTCCGCGACCTGCGGATCCTCACGGGGAGGTTACACGTGACAGCCGGTGA
- the ppk2 gene encoding polyphosphate kinase 2, with translation MGKKKHSSNHDGHDEPVKTGLMTTEPMKTELMKNKEFRKLVKPLHAELVAMQEWVRTTGAKVCIVFEGRDTAGKGGVIKSITERVSPRVFRVVALPAPTEREKSQMYIQRYVPHLPAAGEVVIFDRSWYNRAGVERVMGFCTEEQTKQFLTEAPEYERSIVASGVILLKYWLEVSEDQQTMRLQSRIDDPRKYWKLSPMDLKSYTRWDDYTRARDDMFRFTDTGWAPWYVANTDDKKRGRLNVIRHILDQVPYTPLDRPDVELPKRKATGYEGPDLPLRRIPTLY, from the coding sequence GTGGGCAAGAAGAAGCACTCCTCGAACCACGACGGTCACGACGAGCCCGTGAAGACCGGGCTCATGACGACCGAGCCCATGAAGACCGAGCTCATGAAGAACAAGGAATTCCGCAAGCTCGTCAAACCCCTGCACGCCGAACTCGTGGCCATGCAGGAATGGGTGCGCACCACCGGGGCCAAGGTGTGCATCGTCTTCGAGGGCCGCGACACCGCAGGCAAGGGCGGCGTGATCAAGTCGATCACCGAGCGGGTCAGCCCCCGGGTCTTCCGGGTCGTCGCACTGCCCGCACCCACCGAACGCGAGAAATCGCAGATGTACATCCAGCGCTACGTGCCGCATCTACCTGCCGCGGGCGAGGTCGTCATCTTCGATCGCAGCTGGTACAACCGCGCCGGCGTCGAGCGGGTCATGGGTTTCTGCACCGAAGAGCAGACCAAGCAGTTCCTCACCGAGGCGCCCGAGTACGAGCGGTCGATCGTCGCCTCCGGGGTCATCCTGCTCAAGTATTGGCTCGAGGTCAGCGAGGACCAGCAGACCATGCGACTCCAGAGCCGCATCGACGATCCACGCAAGTACTGGAAGCTGTCGCCGATGGACCTCAAGTCGTACACGCGCTGGGACGACTACACCCGTGCGCGCGACGACATGTTCCGCTTCACCGACACCGGCTGGGCGCCGTGGTACGTCGCGAACACCGACGACAAGAAACGCGGTCGTCTCAACGTCATCCGCCACATCCTCGACCAGGTTCCCTACACCCCGCTCGACCGCCCCGACGTGGAACTGCCCAAGCGGAAGGCGACCGGTTACGAGGGACCCGACCTGCCGCTTCGGCGCATCCCCACGCTGTATTGA
- a CDS encoding DUF433 domain-containing protein, giving the protein MTLANDERFTAGILTMADSARYLGLSGQTFHRWAKGYERGEPLLHVVDAPKRKANVTFIALTEAYVLDALRQAGVHVRKIRPALEQLQRDFGREYVLTAPNLATDGIDVLWNFAKSAAGAGLIEARSGQNVIREIVSDYLTYVAWEGEHPTKLRLRACEPEKVFVDPYVAFGQPRFGEGGPRLADIAAMLKAGEDGEAVAEEFDVSRAQVATAARVLLGRAS; this is encoded by the coding sequence ATGACACTTGCCAACGACGAGCGATTCACTGCAGGCATCCTCACGATGGCCGATTCGGCACGCTACCTGGGTCTGAGCGGGCAGACATTTCACCGGTGGGCAAAGGGGTATGAGCGAGGGGAGCCGCTGCTCCACGTGGTGGATGCGCCAAAGCGGAAAGCCAACGTCACCTTCATTGCTCTTACGGAGGCATACGTTCTCGACGCGCTTCGCCAAGCCGGTGTTCATGTCCGGAAGATCCGCCCGGCACTGGAGCAGCTACAACGCGACTTTGGTCGTGAATATGTGCTTACGGCGCCGAATCTGGCGACAGACGGTATCGACGTCCTGTGGAATTTCGCGAAATCGGCTGCGGGAGCGGGCCTCATCGAGGCTCGATCGGGGCAGAACGTGATTCGCGAAATCGTCTCGGACTACCTGACTTATGTCGCATGGGAGGGGGAACACCCGACGAAGCTTCGACTTCGAGCGTGTGAGCCCGAGAAGGTGTTCGTCGACCCATACGTTGCATTCGGTCAGCCTCGATTCGGAGAAGGCGGACCACGCCTCGCCGACATCGCGGCGATGCTGAAAGCCGGCGAGGACGGGGAGGCCGTTGCCGAAGAGTTCGATGTCTCGCGAGCCCAAGTGGCAACCGCCGCACGCGTCCTCCTGGGCCGCGCCTCCTGA
- a CDS encoding lipase family protein: MRSRAGVSRSASRARAGGIVGLVVLVLVVWFQIPGVAAADEPPTYSGAVPLTPPGLGTIFGGYVLGTFRDGRLATGQEDFEGLAADDPFYVEPSISQDVKPGTLLKAKRFDVLFAGVKPAHVAAYKIMYVTENVRGRKVISTGVVMIPEDGKPNGSRSVVAYQEANDSVGAKCHPSTQWSGGALGEASAWSALGPLALMFQRGLAVVISDIGNDADPSPHGVFAGKFAGHALLDGVRAAYRVGPAALNPHNPVGIFGVAGGGVGAGFAAENVARYAPEINLKATMLEGMAVDQKNFIRFADGRLGTGFVFATLLGLEAQYPEMALDAKLNPAGRGLADVYRKSCQMAYFGMPPLVPLKTLFTSGQAPADIPEFAHVYRDNTLGHGDRPRGKVLVSACNADNSFMSLIPAADSKNLVTRYVRQGADAQYYGMNCGMDILVANIYKWGTELFGMHTVDWLATELNS; encoded by the coding sequence ATGCGGTCACGTGCCGGGGTGTCGAGAAGTGCCAGTAGGGCAAGAGCAGGCGGAATCGTCGGTCTCGTGGTCCTCGTGCTCGTGGTGTGGTTCCAGATCCCGGGTGTTGCCGCGGCCGACGAGCCGCCGACCTACTCGGGTGCGGTGCCGCTGACCCCGCCGGGACTCGGGACGATCTTCGGCGGCTATGTGCTCGGCACCTTCCGCGACGGACGCCTCGCGACCGGGCAAGAAGACTTCGAAGGTCTGGCCGCCGACGATCCCTTCTATGTCGAGCCGTCGATCTCGCAGGACGTCAAGCCCGGAACCCTGTTGAAGGCCAAGCGTTTCGACGTGTTGTTCGCCGGGGTCAAGCCTGCGCACGTGGCCGCCTACAAGATCATGTATGTCACCGAGAACGTTCGGGGACGCAAGGTGATCTCGACCGGCGTCGTCATGATCCCCGAGGACGGCAAGCCCAACGGTTCGCGTTCGGTGGTCGCCTACCAGGAGGCCAACGATTCGGTCGGTGCGAAATGCCATCCGTCGACCCAGTGGAGCGGTGGCGCGCTCGGCGAAGCGTCGGCGTGGTCGGCGCTCGGGCCGCTGGCACTGATGTTTCAGCGCGGACTCGCCGTAGTGATCTCCGACATCGGCAACGACGCCGATCCGTCACCGCACGGCGTCTTCGCCGGAAAGTTCGCAGGCCACGCGCTGCTCGACGGTGTCCGTGCGGCGTACCGGGTCGGTCCCGCCGCGCTGAATCCGCACAATCCGGTGGGGATCTTCGGCGTCGCCGGGGGCGGGGTCGGCGCCGGATTCGCCGCCGAGAACGTCGCCCGCTACGCACCCGAGATCAACCTCAAGGCAACGATGCTCGAAGGTATGGCGGTCGACCAGAAGAACTTCATCAGATTCGCCGACGGTCGGCTCGGCACCGGATTCGTCTTCGCCACGCTGCTCGGACTGGAGGCGCAGTACCCCGAGATGGCGTTGGACGCAAAACTGAACCCGGCCGGCCGCGGACTCGCCGATGTCTACCGGAAGTCTTGTCAGATGGCATATTTCGGTATGCCGCCGCTGGTTCCGCTGAAGACCCTGTTCACCAGCGGACAAGCTCCCGCCGACATCCCCGAGTTCGCGCATGTCTACCGCGACAACACCCTCGGCCACGGGGATCGCCCGCGCGGCAAGGTGCTGGTCTCGGCCTGCAACGCCGACAACTCATTCATGTCCCTGATCCCCGCCGCCGACTCCAAGAACCTGGTGACCCGCTACGTGCGGCAGGGCGCCGACGCCCAGTACTACGGAATGAACTGCGGCATGGACATTCTCGTCGCCAACATCTACAAGTGGGGTACCGAGTTGTTCGGCATGCACACCGTCGACTGGCTGGCCACGGAATTGAACTCATGA